tgtataaaaggGAGAGAGGCaagagagaggaagagagacgTAAATAGAGAGTTATGTTTGTTGCGAgccgtaattattttaaactatttacGTTTGTTGCAAgccgtaattattttaaattataactaTGTTAGCAACTAGTATATGTTTACTTACTCGCATAAAAAGGGCAGCTCAGTGTatttaagctcccgctatgcgcagccCGATGCATAATTTTCCATTTATCTTTTCTACTTCCTTCGCTTCAAAATAAttgttatttcaaaaaattatcaaaaatattcttaatgtattaaaaaatatattttttcaatctATTAGATTAAATTTACCACTTCTTCTGCCTGTTAGTCAAAAATGTCTTAAACCTATTGCAATTCCAACTCCCACATAAATAAGTGGCCTACTATCAATTGTGGAGTCAAAATTTTTATcaaaacaattcaaaatataaataaaataaacttagacAGAAGTTAAAGAGattcaatatttattaaatatacgtaaaaaaaatatgtaataatTAACTTTGCATATAGTTGAATGTAAATATTTCACAAGGGTTAGGATGAACCCCATGCAGACACTAGAATCTTCCTTCAAGGTGCAAAAATAGCATTAAAAGtagaattcaataattttgattcaaactttatatttgtattaaaagatTATTTTGATATCCTGAATTCAATGAGCCAAAAGGATTGTGattcaaaattcaacaaaaataataatataatcaatATAGTCCCATAAGTTAGGTCGGAAGAGGATGAGGGTAGATATGTTATTTCCCGAAGACTCTCAGCTCAAAGAAAAAATTTCAGAACAAGTTTAAAAGAAATGCAAGatggtgattcaaaatttgtaaattaaaaattgtAACTCCACTACTATTTCCCACAATGAGAACAAAATACACCCTTTCCCTTAGTATCATATTTTCCTCACACACAAGTCCCTGGCCTTGTGTTGAAAATAGTAGCagaaaaaagagtttaaaaaattcaatttatatGGCCCCTGGATAATGAAGTAATACAAAgaagaattgacatgaaatTATTTTCAACTCTGTTCATAAACATTTGATTTCCATTTAATAAAATACCAGCAACTAATTCATAGACAAATTTTGAGAATCCACTGATTGAGTTTAAGGGAACTGGTAGCTACATTGTCTACTCGACTACTTCCACCATCTCGTGCCAGATGCAACATCATTTTTCCTTCTCGTGTGTTCTAGTCTTTTTTGACGATGGCTCAGGAGAAGAAGAAACGGATGCAGCCACCGCCCATGAGTCATTGGAGCTATCAGAACTGAATGACACATCCAGAACTCCTAAGGGGCTTCCTGGCAATGCACCAAATTTGCGTTTGTTTGAGTAGAAATCAATGTTGGAAGCCACCTCCTGGACTAGCTTATAACAATCTGTCACATTGTCCTGTTTCACACGATTTGATTCCCATCAGAACAGAATTTAAACGTCGTGAATTCTGAAATGTACAACTTAACTTTATTAAAATATGCACAACAAATTCCCTTCACCGAGATTGCATCATGAAATTGCAATCGGGGTGAGTCATCTGACACtagaaaaatatgtaatttcAACTGAGTTTCAGCAGAAACTCAGCCGAGCCCCTCGATTCTCAACCCAAACCATGCCAACAAGTCCATATGGTAATGTTGAATTATCCAAAGGCGCAAAACACAAATTGAAACATAAATACTAAAAACAAGGGTGTTAGTTGTCACATTGATCCTCGAGCACGGGGTTCTCCCAAACCGATAACACATTATTGGATATGATCCACTACTATCAActagtacaacaacaacaacaacaaacatacCTAATCTTACAAGTGGAGTACTACCAActagtacaacaacaacataaccacTGTAATCTCATCAAGTGTAGTACTACCAACTAGTACAACAACGATAACATACCCACTGTAATCTCACAAGTGAAGCACTACCAACTAGTACAACAAATTTGGGAAATATTTAACTAGAATTAAAGACTTGAAGTGATAAACATACTAACCTTGACTATTCCAAGAATGCCCAAAAGTTGTTCTTGGTACTCTTCTCCAATGCAAGGCTCTAGCTTATCAATAACATGTAACATTGTAGCAGCAGCCATAGCAGAAGGAAGATGACACATGAATCTACAATCTgctagttttaaaaaattaatcagTTAACAAATAATTGAGGACCAAGAATTAATCTTAGCTTTATCAAGAGCTATTAATTAATTCTGATTCAAAATTACCAGTAATGGTGGATAAAAGCACCCTCTCACATCTCCTAAGAAGTTCATAGCAAATGTGGTCATTTAATCCAAGCCTTCTTGAGAAGTAATCAAGAAATGAAAATGGGGTTACTGGATTCATCTTCCACTTGAGTGTACTAAGTACCAATAGCTCCATTTTCTGAATTGTTCTTGGCTCAAACAAGTAACTTGATTCCTCcaactaaataaaaaaatcaagaaaatacccAAATCAATAACCCCATACATTGAAATTGTTATAAAAGTTAAGATTTTCTAAGACCATCGAGGGTTCTGGTGGGGTGGATAAGTCCCTCCACCTAAACATAAATCAAGAAAACACCCAAATCAATAACCCAACATTGAAATTGTtacaaaaatcatttttttctaagACCATTGAGGATTCTGGTGAAATGAATAAGATTGCTCCACTCTTATTCATAGAACTTGGGTTGGGTTCCTAGGAATGGTGGAGCATTTCCCTTTTAACGGTCTTACACGCAAATCCAAATTAGTCACACCAGCACCATACACCAAGTGATTTCacttttaaattgattttgggCATCACGCATCTAAACTAGTCAGACCAGACCCACAAAACGAGCACCAAACACCAAGTAATTTcactttttaatgattttaggCCTCGCCAATCTGAATTAATCCGACCAGACCCGCAAAGTAAGCACCAAACACCAAGTTCTTcactttttaatgatttttagaCCTTGTGAATCTGAATTAGTCAGGCTAGACCCAAAAGCAAGCACCAAACAGCAAGTAATTTcactttttaatgattttaagcCTCGCGAATCTAAATTAGTCCGATCATAAAGCAAAAACGAGTACCAGACATGgagtgagaaaaaaaaaaagagacttTGTTAAGAGCATACTTGAAGATTTAGAAGTAAAGGGACTTGGGtctcctcaatttttgcagCTAAAGAAAGACAAGTCACAGCAGCAAGTTGTTTCATCCATGGCTTCTCACTTTGTGATTGTAAGCTAAAAAGAAACCTATCAAGGTAGTTTACAGCAAGAATTGCAGTTTGAGCAGAGAAATTGTGAAAACCAACAGCTTCAAGAATCCATTCAATTGCTTCGTTTCTAAATACAGACAAAAATGGGTTGTTTATTACAAGATTATACATTTGATTTTCTTGTTCTTTAGACAACAAAGAGTCAAATTCCTCTTTTCCCCATATCAAATCTTGATTTAACAAAGAAATTGATTTGGGATTTACTTCAAAATCTTGAAAGGTTTCATCTTTGCAATACAAAGAATCTAATAAAAATGGAAGCTTTTGATTGTGATAATGAgccatcttcttcttctgtgaAGAAGAGGGATGGTTGGGGTTTTCATttacttcattttttttttatttttttgggggtTTGAAGAAAAAGCTATTGGAAGATGAATAGGCTCATTTGAGCCATTTTTGTTTTCTCTGTGTTTGTAGAGTTGggaggaagagaagaaaggTATTTGGGCGGAGTGGTATTGTTTGGGAAAATGTTGTGTTTTTATCGTGGACTCGTGAGGGCatttcctcattttttttttttttttttttttgatgttcgatatttatattaaaagtcCGATAAATTTGAATTGGTACCCCTAAAACCTCATTGGGTATCCACAAAGATTTTTGCATTCCCAGGACATTTTTCTTTGCACAAATATGACATTGTGGGTCCTTCGAATCCCCTAACAAGGCAATATATTTTGTGCATTGAACTACATTTCATAATCCtttggtgatttttttttaaaagcatataaaaaggaacacaaaatataatttgagacgaagaaaatattaaattaattttatttggcATATGGTCAAAGCCAAAGAAGGAGAAAGAGATACGTCATATGTCTCAAAATTGCCTCTACGTTCATTTTTACTCATTCggtattattaattattgttccTTTATCGGCATGCAAAGTGTAACGCCCCACAATTTCTAAGCAAAGAttcaaaccattcttcatatgcgtataggtcTGAACCTGAAGATTTAttagttgtatatgtatgttaaggttcattcctaagtaattgaagtatATTATAGGTGAGTTAGagtcataaggaacctctagcACTAAGTCAAGTTCAAAGCTTTCCTACCGACTAAGTTTcgcatgagttcatataagggtcaacttctaacTACCATATTTTCTAGAATATAAAGGATTAGTAtcctatgacctatcaaataaaagttctttgagtcttcttttcgACGCCGCCAATTTTGCATCAATCCGAGTTttgagtaaaaagttatgaccattttactagagaCACTAAAAGCTGTCAGTGTCCGATGAGAAAAGTGACGGCCTGTCAGACCTGTGATGGCCCATTAGACTTGGCCGTCACACTTAGGCAGAATGGTCGATTTTTAGGCCAGTTATGACGATCTGGATCATAGCTCGTCACCCAAGCGAGTGAGTTTTTAAGAGGGCATTTTAGTCCTAAAACCTTTGGGGAGTTATATAAATGGCCCTAAACATGTAGGAAatcaattttcattactaaaacCTCTCATTCATTCCTAAATTTCTATGCTCTCAATTTCTTAACTCAGAAACTACCACAAGAAAAGCAAAAAGCTAGAatttcaaggttttcaagcaaGTTCTTTTTTTAAGCTTCATTctctcaagtatgtaa
This Solanum dulcamara chromosome 1, daSolDulc1.2, whole genome shotgun sequence DNA region includes the following protein-coding sequences:
- the LOC129880747 gene encoding cyclin-D3-3-like, with the translated sequence MAHYHNQKLPFLLDSLYCKDETFQDFEVNPKSISLLNQDLIWGKEEFDSLLSKEQENQMYNLVINNPFLSVFRNEAIEWILEAVGFHNFSAQTAILAVNYLDRFLFSLQSQSEKPWMKQLAAVTCLSLAAKIEETQVPLLLNLQLEESSYLFEPRTIQKMELLVLSTLKWKMNPVTPFSFLDYFSRRLGLNDHICYELLRRCERVLLSTITDCRFMCHLPSAMAAATMLHVIDKLEPCIGEEYQEQLLGILGIVKDNVTDCYKLVQEVASNIDFYSNKRKFGALPGSPLGVLDVSFSSDSSNDSWAVAASVSSSPEPSSKKTRTHEKEK